The stretch of DNA ACTGGCGGTTCATGCGCACGCGGGACAGCACCGGGAACATCTCGACGATGGCCTGGATGGTGTGCTCGATCACCGGGTACGAGCCGCGCTGGCCATAGCCGTTGTAGCCGTCGATACCGGCGCCGATCACCAGGTCGCCCTTGTCGGACTGGCTGATGTAACCGTGCACGGCGTTGGACATGATCACGCTGTCGATAATCGGTTTGATCGGCTCCGACACCAGTGCTTGCAGCGGGTGGGATTCGATCGGCAGGCGGAAGCCCGCGAGCGAAGCCATGTGGCCGGAGTTACCCGCCGTCACCACGCCGACGCGCTTGGCGCCGATGAAGCCTTTGTTGGTTTCCACGCCGATGCACACACCGTTTTCCTTGCGGAAACCGATCACTTCGGTCTGCTGGATCAGGTCCACGCCCAGTGCGTCAGCGGCGCGGGCAAAGCCCCAGGCCACGGCATCGTGACGGGCCACGCCGCCGCGCCGTTGCACGGTGGCGCCCATTACCGGGTAGCGAGTGTTCTTGGAGCAGTCGAGGTACGGAATCTCATCGGCCACTTGTTTGGCGTTGAGCAGTTCGCCGTCCACACCGTTGAGGCGGTTGGCGCTGACGCGACGCTCGGAGTCACGGATATCCTGCAGGGTGTGGCACAGGTTGTAGACGCCACGCTGGGAGAACATCACGTTGTAGTTCAAATCCTGGGACAAACCTTCCCAGAGTTTCATCGCGTGTTCGTACAGGTGCGCCGACTCGTCCCACAGGTAGTTGGACCGCACGATGGTGGTGTTGCGCGCGGTGTTACCGCCGCCCAGCCAGCCTTTCTCGACCACCGCCACGTTGGTGATGCCGTGCTCCTTGGCCAGGTAGTAAGCCGTCGCCAGACCATGCCCGCCGCCGCCGACGATGACCACGTCGTAGACCTTTTTCGGGGTGGGCGTGCGCCACATCTTCTGCCAGTTTTCGTGGTGGCTGAGTGAGTGCTTGAAGAGGCCGAAGCCCGAGTAGCGTTGCATAGTCATTACTCCAAAACCGCGCTCAGCGATAAACCGGGAAATCAGCGCACAGGGCGGCCACATGCTTGGCGACGTTGGCCTCCACATCGGCGTCGCCGAGGTTGTCGAGGATGTCGCAGATCCAGCCGGCCAACTCCAGGCATTGGGTCACTTTGAAGCCGCGTGTGGTCACCGCCGGCGTGCCGATACGCAGGCCCGAGGTCACGAAGGGCGACTGCGGGTCGTTGGGCACGGCGTTCTTGTTGACGGTGATGTGAGCGCGACCGAGGGCGGCGTCCGCATCTTTGCCGGTGAGGCCCTGACGGATCAGGCTGACCAGGAACAGGTGGTTATCGGTGCCGCCGGACACTACATCGTAGCCGCGTTTGATAAACACGCCGGCCATGGCCTGGGCGTTGTCGATCACTTGCTGTTGATAGGCCTTGAAACCTGGTTCCTGGGCTTCCTTGAAGCACACCGCCTTGCCGGCGATCACGTGCATCAGCGGGCCGCCCTGGGCGCCCGGGAATACCGCAGAGTTGAGTTTCTTTTCAATTTCTTCGTTGGACTTGGCCAGGATCAACCCGCCACGTGGACCGCGCAGGGTCTTGTGGGTGGTGGTGGTGACCACATCGGCGTAGGGCAGCGGGTTCGGGTACAGACCGGCGGCCACCAGGCCGGCGACGTGGGCCATGTCGACGAACAGCAGCGCACCGACCTTGTCGGCGATCTGGCGAAAGCGCGGGAAATCCAGGGTCTTGGAGTAGGCGGAAAAACCCGCCACGATCATCTTCGGCTTGTGCTCCACGGCCAGGCGCTCGACTTCGTCGTAGTCGATCAGCCCGGTGTTGGTGTCGATGCCGTATTGCACCGCGTTGTACAGCTTGCCCGAGGACGACACCTTGGCGCCGTGGGTCAGGTGGCCGCCGTGGGCCAGGCTCATGCCGAGGATGGTGTCGCCGGCGTTCAGCAGCGCCAGGTACACCGCGCTGTTGGCCGACGAACCGGAGTGTGGCTGCACGTTGGCGTAATCGGCACCGAACAGTTGCTTGGCGCGCTCGATGGCCAGCACTTCAACCTTGTCCACATGTTCGCAGCCGCCGTAGTAACGCTTGCCCGGATATCCTTCGGCGTACTTGTTGGTGAGGCCGCTGCCCTGGGCTTCCATGACACGCTTGCTGGTGTAATTCTCTGACGCGATCAGCTCGATATGATCTTCCTGGCGCTGCTCCTCGGCATTCATGGCCGCCAGCAGTGCATCGTCATAACCCTGGATCTGGTCTTGCTTGCTGAACATCGCGTCTCTCCCAGCGGCGGCGGTGCGCCAATCGTATTGTTGGGGCCGCCGCACGACGGAGGGGCCCTTTGATGCGATGGTAGGGCTGGCGCAGAGAGGTCAAATGCCTATGGACGCCACGCAAAGGTGCGTTTACGACATGGCCCCCGGCATTTGTAGGAGCGAGCTTGCTCGCGAAAAACCTGAGGGCGCCGCGCGCATCCAGACAGCCCTCGTAATCGTTGACGTTTTTCGCGAGCAAGCTCGCTCCTACAAGGGGTTAGGCGATGATCTTTCGAAGGAGTAGCAGCAGCAGGAAATGCGCCGGATAAAGCGCATACGCCCAGCGC from Pseudomonas sp. NC02 encodes:
- a CDS encoding sarcosine oxidase subunit beta, encoding MQRYSGFGLFKHSLSHHENWQKMWRTPTPKKVYDVVIVGGGGHGLATAYYLAKEHGITNVAVVEKGWLGGGNTARNTTIVRSNYLWDESAHLYEHAMKLWEGLSQDLNYNVMFSQRGVYNLCHTLQDIRDSERRVSANRLNGVDGELLNAKQVADEIPYLDCSKNTRYPVMGATVQRRGGVARHDAVAWGFARAADALGVDLIQQTEVIGFRKENGVCIGVETNKGFIGAKRVGVVTAGNSGHMASLAGFRLPIESHPLQALVSEPIKPIIDSVIMSNAVHGYISQSDKGDLVIGAGIDGYNGYGQRGSYPVIEHTIQAIVEMFPVLSRVRMNRQWGGIVDTTPDACPIISKTPVPNMFFNCGWGTGGFKATPGSGNVFAASLAKGEMHPLAAPFSIDRFHNGALIDEHGAAAVAH
- the glyA gene encoding serine hydroxymethyltransferase; protein product: MFSKQDQIQGYDDALLAAMNAEEQRQEDHIELIASENYTSKRVMEAQGSGLTNKYAEGYPGKRYYGGCEHVDKVEVLAIERAKQLFGADYANVQPHSGSSANSAVYLALLNAGDTILGMSLAHGGHLTHGAKVSSSGKLYNAVQYGIDTNTGLIDYDEVERLAVEHKPKMIVAGFSAYSKTLDFPRFRQIADKVGALLFVDMAHVAGLVAAGLYPNPLPYADVVTTTTHKTLRGPRGGLILAKSNEEIEKKLNSAVFPGAQGGPLMHVIAGKAVCFKEAQEPGFKAYQQQVIDNAQAMAGVFIKRGYDVVSGGTDNHLFLVSLIRQGLTGKDADAALGRAHITVNKNAVPNDPQSPFVTSGLRIGTPAVTTRGFKVTQCLELAGWICDILDNLGDADVEANVAKHVAALCADFPVYR